A window of Corallococcus macrosporus DSM 14697 contains these coding sequences:
- the rpoN gene encoding RNA polymerase factor sigma-54 — protein MAMELKQSLKLAQQLVMTPQLQQAIKLLQLSRMELLEQVREEMEQNPLLEQPDEQAPGDVGDKEPGEASLEADNMELPRDGDMPAATSDTATEFKADGEGPPEIDWEQYLNSYQFNEPTTASNKGNVATDDMPSFEANLVKKEDLVDHIQEQLGTLRLNDAERRIAMLILGNLDDDGYLKLPEVDGDPLIRLANEADVPMHVAERTLRRIQMLEPRGCGARDLQECLLIQLQAMKEPQAPLLGLIIKRHMKYLESKNLPAIAKDLKVTLEEVVEAVRLLPKLDPKPGRNFSGDDAQYISPDVFVYKMGDEYTVVLNDDGLSKLRISGTYRNALKTGAVGPGQTKDFIQDKLRSAMWLIRSIHQRQRTIYKVTESIVKFQRDFLDKGIAHLKPLILRDVAEDIGMHESTVSRVTTSKYVHTPQGIFELKYFFNSSIARVSGEDTASEAVKHHIKQLVSQEDARNPYSDQKIVELLRSQGTEIARRTVAKYREVLGILPSSKRKRYY, from the coding sequence ATGGCGATGGAACTGAAACAAAGCCTGAAGCTTGCCCAGCAGCTGGTGATGACGCCGCAGCTGCAGCAGGCCATCAAGCTCCTCCAACTCTCCCGCATGGAGCTGCTCGAGCAGGTCCGCGAGGAGATGGAGCAGAACCCACTGCTGGAGCAACCGGACGAGCAGGCCCCGGGAGACGTGGGAGACAAGGAACCCGGTGAAGCCTCCCTGGAGGCGGACAACATGGAGCTGCCGCGGGACGGGGATATGCCCGCGGCCACCAGCGACACCGCCACGGAGTTCAAGGCGGACGGGGAGGGCCCCCCGGAAATCGACTGGGAGCAGTACCTCAACAGCTACCAGTTCAACGAGCCCACCACGGCCTCCAACAAGGGCAACGTGGCCACGGACGACATGCCGTCGTTCGAGGCCAACCTCGTCAAGAAGGAGGACCTGGTCGACCACATCCAGGAGCAGCTCGGCACGCTGCGCCTGAATGACGCCGAGCGCCGCATCGCCATGCTCATCCTGGGCAACCTGGATGACGACGGCTACCTCAAGCTGCCGGAGGTGGATGGCGACCCCCTCATCCGCCTGGCCAACGAGGCGGACGTGCCCATGCACGTCGCGGAGCGCACGCTGCGCCGCATCCAGATGCTGGAGCCGCGTGGCTGTGGCGCGCGTGACCTGCAGGAGTGCCTGCTCATCCAGCTCCAGGCCATGAAGGAGCCGCAGGCGCCGCTCCTGGGCCTCATCATCAAGCGGCACATGAAGTACCTGGAGAGCAAGAACCTGCCCGCCATCGCCAAGGACCTGAAGGTCACCTTGGAAGAGGTGGTGGAGGCGGTGCGGCTGCTCCCGAAGCTGGACCCGAAGCCGGGCCGCAACTTCAGCGGGGATGACGCGCAGTACATCTCCCCCGACGTGTTCGTCTACAAGATGGGGGACGAGTACACGGTGGTGCTCAACGATGACGGCCTGTCCAAGCTGCGCATCTCCGGCACCTACCGGAACGCGCTGAAGACGGGCGCGGTGGGTCCTGGCCAGACGAAGGACTTCATCCAGGACAAGCTGCGCAGCGCCATGTGGCTCATCCGCTCCATCCACCAGCGGCAGCGGACCATCTACAAGGTCACCGAGAGCATCGTGAAGTTCCAGCGGGACTTCCTGGACAAGGGCATCGCCCACCTCAAGCCGCTCATCCTCCGGGACGTGGCCGAGGACATCGGCATGCACGAGTCCACGGTGAGCCGCGTCACCACCAGCAAGTACGTGCACACGCCGCAGGGCATCTTCGAGCTGAAGTACTTCTTCAACTCGTCCATCGCCCGCGTCTCCGGTGAGGACACCGCGAGCGAGGCGGTGAAGCACCACATCAAGCAGCTCGTGTCGCAGGAGGACGCGCGCAACCCGTACTCGGACCAGAAGATCGTCGAGCTGCTGCGCTCGCAGGGCACCGAGATTGCCCGCCGCACGGTGGCCAAGTACCGCGAGGTGCTGGGCATCCTCCCCAGCAGCAAGCGCAAGCGGTACTACTGA
- a CDS encoding SDR family oxidoreductase encodes MAQKNPDPRDVGPKPPFPKQSQPHPGHEGRMSPEPDYGEQSYKGLGRLEGRVALVTGGDSGIGRAVCLAFAREGADIAVSFLSEGDDAQHVKRVVEDAGRKALLLPGDLTVEAHCRKLVEDTVKRFGRIDILVNNAAYQGEAVERFEDLDPERLERAFRTNILAMFHLVRHALPHMKEGSTIINTTSIQAYEPSPAILDYAVTKGAIANFTKGLGQELIKRGIRVNAVAPGPVWTPLIPQSFDAEKTSTFGKDSPMGRPAQPAELAPSYVFLASDESRYVNAEVLGVTGGRLLA; translated from the coding sequence ATGGCCCAGAAGAATCCCGACCCTCGCGACGTCGGCCCCAAGCCGCCGTTCCCCAAGCAGTCGCAGCCCCACCCGGGCCACGAGGGGCGCATGTCCCCGGAGCCCGACTACGGCGAGCAGTCCTACAAGGGCCTGGGCCGGCTGGAGGGCCGGGTGGCGCTCGTCACCGGCGGCGACAGCGGCATTGGCCGCGCGGTGTGCCTGGCCTTCGCGCGCGAGGGCGCGGACATCGCGGTGTCCTTCCTCAGCGAGGGCGATGACGCCCAGCACGTGAAGCGCGTGGTGGAGGACGCGGGGCGCAAGGCCCTGCTCCTGCCGGGGGACCTGACGGTGGAGGCCCACTGCCGCAAGCTGGTGGAGGACACGGTGAAGCGCTTCGGGCGCATCGACATCCTCGTCAACAACGCCGCCTACCAGGGCGAGGCGGTGGAGCGCTTCGAGGACCTGGACCCCGAGCGCCTGGAGCGCGCCTTCCGCACCAACATCCTCGCGATGTTCCACCTGGTGCGTCACGCGCTGCCGCACATGAAGGAGGGGAGCACCATCATCAACACCACCTCCATCCAGGCCTACGAGCCCTCGCCCGCCATCCTGGACTACGCCGTCACCAAGGGCGCCATCGCCAACTTCACCAAGGGCCTGGGGCAGGAGCTCATCAAGCGCGGCATCCGCGTCAACGCCGTGGCGCCGGGCCCCGTGTGGACGCCGCTCATCCCCCAGTCCTTCGACGCGGAGAAGACGTCCACGTTCGGCAAGGACTCGCCCATGGGCCGCCCCGCCCAGCCCGCGGAGCTGGCGCCGTCCTACGTGTTCCTCGCGTCGGACGAGTCCCGCTACGTCAACGCGGAGGTGCTGGGCGTCACGGGCGGGCGGCTGCTCGCGTGA
- a CDS encoding O-antigen ligase family protein → MPRASRSASRFTLFAEAALAALVVGCPLALGGAAGWLLGPLVLLSGAAAVLAAIGAKRQGQSLRVPLLAVPLAAGAALCAVQLVPLPEGLLRLLSPEAAALREFALVPLGLEGARPVSLDPSATWRELAKHLAYLLAFLAAVQVCRSRSSRERLLAAVVLTGAGLTVVGLGHALLGVKSLFGLLSWTHARPPLVTPFGNPNHLAGFLALASTVGVGLALTRRQQSRTWPYALAAGLSGLGVVLSLSRGGIAFFAFGQVLLAVLLLRRRHAAGEGAPPVWARSTAALLGLLGVLMVGAYAAAEGLWAEARTADSVEKLRQSKVAQWPMLSGAARAFPMLGMGRGAFEVAFPRYQTEPNPNTFTHPENAVLQVATELGALGLVLLAVAVWAFLRLLRREGLEMVDLAVLAGVAALGLHDLFDFSLELPACAVAALVALGAVARPRERASTVEQGWCAKPAGAALGMGLSLTVVALVALVPGRHRVADAEAELARLVTSGASARDVHARGLALVDRHPSDYLLYRLMASAHAARGREGAGEALALVNRALYLAPLDASSHRVAARALLALGRSAQGFLEYRLAHEAGDSTVLLGEALPQVESLASLTVLTPEAPATAVRLLDSLANTPGRLELALAYSRWARERFEGGPEAAALWAREARLQLRKGALEVADAACARVERLAPDALETHLLRAEVLRAQGRRQDALQALERLLARFPGNVALSFQLAAQQLDAGLTRRAKDTLQALAPFITDYAQRARLLSMEAACLEREGLLSHALERRQTAARLAPGAEAFFAVARTQEALRRYDAAARSVHEGMRHLPAGARTEARAWAARLEGAERERVDARRKALVDDPRAAELEYLLRNPDEDGEARDAQ, encoded by the coding sequence ATGCCTCGTGCCTCCCGCAGCGCCTCCCGATTCACCCTGTTCGCCGAGGCGGCGCTGGCGGCGCTCGTCGTGGGGTGTCCGCTGGCGTTGGGCGGCGCCGCGGGGTGGCTTCTGGGGCCGCTGGTGCTGCTGTCCGGCGCGGCGGCCGTGCTGGCGGCCATTGGCGCGAAGCGGCAGGGCCAATCCCTGCGCGTGCCCTTGCTGGCGGTGCCCCTGGCCGCGGGGGCGGCGCTGTGCGCGGTGCAACTGGTCCCCCTGCCGGAGGGACTGCTGCGCCTGCTGAGCCCCGAGGCGGCCGCGCTGCGGGAGTTCGCGCTGGTGCCGCTGGGGCTGGAGGGGGCCCGGCCGGTGTCGCTGGACCCGTCCGCCACCTGGCGCGAGCTGGCGAAGCACCTCGCCTACCTGCTGGCCTTCCTCGCGGCGGTGCAGGTGTGTCGCTCGCGGAGCAGCCGGGAGCGGTTGCTCGCGGCCGTCGTGTTGACGGGCGCGGGCCTCACGGTGGTGGGGCTGGGCCATGCGCTGCTGGGGGTGAAGTCCCTCTTCGGGCTGCTGAGCTGGACGCACGCGCGGCCCCCGCTGGTGACGCCCTTCGGCAACCCGAACCACCTGGCGGGCTTCCTCGCGCTGGCGTCCACGGTGGGCGTGGGGCTGGCGCTGACGCGGAGGCAGCAGTCCCGCACGTGGCCGTACGCGCTGGCCGCGGGCCTGTCGGGGCTGGGCGTGGTGCTGTCGCTGTCGCGCGGGGGCATTGCCTTCTTCGCCTTCGGGCAGGTGCTGCTGGCGGTGTTGCTGCTGCGCAGGCGTCACGCGGCCGGTGAGGGGGCGCCTCCCGTCTGGGCCCGGAGCACCGCGGCGCTGCTGGGGCTGCTGGGCGTGCTGATGGTGGGCGCGTACGCGGCGGCGGAGGGGCTGTGGGCGGAGGCGCGCACCGCGGACAGCGTGGAGAAGCTGCGCCAGTCCAAGGTGGCGCAGTGGCCGATGCTGTCCGGGGCCGCGCGGGCGTTCCCGATGCTGGGCATGGGCCGCGGCGCCTTCGAGGTGGCGTTTCCGCGCTACCAGACGGAGCCCAACCCCAACACCTTCACGCACCCGGAGAACGCGGTGTTGCAGGTGGCCACGGAGCTGGGCGCGCTGGGGCTGGTGCTGCTGGCCGTGGCCGTCTGGGCCTTCTTGCGCCTGCTGCGCCGCGAGGGCCTGGAGATGGTGGACCTGGCGGTGCTCGCGGGCGTGGCGGCGCTGGGGCTGCACGACCTCTTCGACTTCAGCCTGGAGCTGCCCGCGTGCGCGGTGGCGGCGCTGGTGGCGCTGGGCGCGGTGGCGCGTCCTCGCGAGCGGGCCTCCACCGTGGAGCAGGGCTGGTGCGCGAAGCCCGCGGGCGCGGCGCTGGGGATGGGGCTGTCGCTCACGGTGGTGGCGCTGGTGGCGCTGGTGCCGGGCCGTCACCGCGTGGCGGACGCGGAGGCGGAGCTGGCGCGGCTGGTCACCTCGGGCGCGTCCGCGCGGGACGTCCACGCGCGGGGCCTGGCGCTGGTGGACCGGCACCCGTCGGATTACCTGCTGTACCGGCTGATGGCTTCCGCCCATGCGGCGCGCGGGCGTGAGGGCGCGGGAGAGGCCCTGGCGCTGGTCAACCGGGCGCTGTACCTGGCGCCGCTGGATGCCAGCTCGCACCGCGTGGCGGCGCGGGCGCTGCTGGCCCTGGGCCGGAGCGCGCAGGGCTTCCTGGAGTACCGGCTGGCGCATGAGGCGGGGGATTCCACGGTGCTGCTGGGCGAGGCGCTGCCCCAGGTGGAGTCCCTGGCGTCGCTCACGGTGCTGACGCCGGAGGCCCCTGCGACGGCGGTGCGGCTGCTGGACTCGCTGGCGAACACGCCGGGGCGGCTGGAGCTGGCGCTGGCGTACTCGCGCTGGGCGCGGGAGCGCTTCGAGGGCGGTCCGGAGGCCGCGGCGCTGTGGGCGCGCGAGGCGCGGCTGCAGCTTCGCAAGGGGGCGCTGGAGGTGGCGGACGCGGCGTGCGCGCGGGTGGAACGGCTGGCGCCGGACGCGCTGGAGACACATCTGCTGCGCGCGGAGGTGCTGCGGGCGCAGGGACGGCGGCAGGACGCCCTGCAGGCGCTGGAGCGGCTGTTGGCGCGCTTCCCGGGCAACGTGGCGCTGTCCTTCCAACTCGCCGCGCAGCAACTGGATGCGGGGCTGACGCGGCGGGCGAAGGACACGCTCCAGGCGCTGGCGCCGTTCATCACGGATTACGCCCAGCGCGCGCGGCTGCTGTCCATGGAGGCGGCGTGCCTGGAGCGCGAGGGGCTGCTCTCCCACGCGCTGGAGCGGCGGCAGACGGCGGCGCGGCTGGCGCCCGGGGCGGAGGCGTTCTTCGCGGTGGCGCGGACCCAGGAGGCGCTGCGGCGCTACGACGCGGCGGCGCGTTCGGTCCACGAGGGCATGCGGCACCTCCCGGCGGGCGCCCGGACGGAGGCGCGGGCCTGGGCCGCGCGGTTGGAGGGTGCGGAGCGCGAGCGGGTGGATGCGCGGCGCAAGGCGCTGGTGGACGACCCGCGGGCGGCGGAGCTGGAGTACCTGCTGCGCAATCCGGACGAGGATGGCGAGGCGCGGGACGCTCAGTAG
- a CDS encoding TIGR02269 family lipoprotein: MNWLLRLMVLCGSLLGVLACGTASPALREWADAEWQADADECHESSQQRCVVLACDEGVCGLFRCEDVADDAVAHGRKVWAVEKATGRPSFRGPGSYRNWWQRRTGIRRDAHPLATAPLARRAPVFIPAIPRAHGKLIKHHLFPQEPRLAAWFRAAGIDIHQFTMVVPERVHWTIHSGKGMGPGGAWNNAWRQFVMANPRPPSRDVIMRHAIELAFRFELSGPVVPYNVPVTPGMSGPRIEAL; the protein is encoded by the coding sequence ATGAACTGGCTGCTACGGCTCATGGTGCTCTGCGGCTCCCTCCTGGGTGTGCTCGCATGCGGAACAGCGTCCCCCGCGCTGCGCGAGTGGGCGGACGCGGAGTGGCAGGCGGATGCCGACGAGTGCCATGAATCCAGCCAGCAGCGCTGCGTCGTCCTGGCCTGTGACGAAGGCGTCTGTGGCCTCTTTCGGTGTGAGGACGTGGCGGACGACGCCGTGGCGCATGGGCGGAAGGTGTGGGCGGTCGAGAAGGCGACCGGCCGCCCCTCCTTTCGTGGACCAGGCAGCTATCGGAACTGGTGGCAACGCCGTACGGGGATTCGGCGGGATGCACACCCGCTCGCGACCGCGCCGCTGGCGCGCCGCGCTCCCGTTTTCATCCCCGCGATTCCCCGAGCGCACGGAAAGCTCATCAAACATCACCTCTTTCCGCAGGAGCCTCGGCTCGCAGCCTGGTTCCGTGCGGCGGGCATCGACATCCATCAATTCACCATGGTCGTCCCCGAGCGCGTCCACTGGACGATTCACAGCGGGAAGGGGATGGGGCCAGGAGGTGCGTGGAACAACGCGTGGCGGCAGTTCGTGATGGCAAATCCCCGCCCCCCGTCGAGAGACGTCATCATGCGGCACGCCATCGAGCTTGCCTTTCGTTTCGAGCTGTCAGGCCCGGTCGTGCCCTACAACGTGCCCGTCACTCCAGGAATGAGCGGCCCCCGGATAGAAGCCCTATGA
- a CDS encoding lysophospholipid acyltransferase family protein, with the protein MERPPLAKRLKRFLRYVLIRGVMLLLQPLPLGVARSLGARLGALAYTLAGGERRKALKSLSVAFPEKPEAERQALARDAFRHLGAAALEVACTGALDEALERLVAWPDADRQVLEAALARGRGVVFVSGHVGNWELLARRVARAGYPSQSIAKETTDPRLTELVGQFRARGGVRSIWRGQEGAARAMLRALRNGEILGILIDQDTKVQSLFVPFFGQLAATPRAAADLALRTGAAVVTGFCHREGAGYRLSMEELPVPQDADREAAALALTAALSSRIEAAIRRTPEQWVWMHQRWKTRPPVSGEVPLPEAAPASAG; encoded by the coding sequence GTGGAGCGTCCACCCTTAGCAAAGCGCCTCAAGCGTTTCCTCCGCTACGTGCTCATCCGTGGCGTCATGTTGCTCCTTCAACCTCTGCCGCTGGGCGTCGCCCGGAGCCTGGGCGCGCGCCTGGGCGCCCTGGCCTACACCCTGGCCGGAGGGGAGCGGCGCAAGGCCCTCAAGTCCCTTTCCGTGGCCTTCCCGGAAAAACCCGAAGCGGAGCGGCAGGCCCTGGCCCGCGATGCCTTCCGTCACCTGGGCGCCGCCGCGTTGGAGGTGGCCTGCACCGGCGCCCTGGATGAGGCCCTGGAGCGCCTGGTCGCCTGGCCGGACGCCGACCGGCAGGTGCTGGAGGCGGCCCTGGCCCGGGGGCGCGGCGTCGTCTTCGTGTCCGGGCACGTGGGGAACTGGGAGCTGCTCGCCCGCCGGGTGGCGCGCGCCGGCTACCCCAGCCAGAGCATCGCCAAGGAGACCACGGACCCGCGGCTGACGGAGCTGGTGGGCCAGTTCCGGGCCCGCGGCGGGGTGCGGAGCATCTGGCGCGGCCAGGAGGGCGCGGCCCGGGCCATGCTGCGCGCCCTGCGCAACGGCGAAATCCTGGGCATCCTCATCGACCAGGACACGAAGGTGCAGTCCCTCTTCGTGCCCTTCTTCGGGCAGCTCGCCGCCACCCCGCGCGCCGCCGCCGACCTGGCCCTCCGCACCGGCGCGGCGGTGGTGACGGGCTTCTGCCACCGCGAGGGCGCGGGCTACCGCCTGTCCATGGAAGAGCTGCCGGTGCCCCAGGACGCCGACCGCGAGGCCGCCGCCCTGGCCCTCACCGCCGCCCTGTCCAGCCGGATCGAGGCCGCCATCCGGCGGACGCCGGAGCAGTGGGTATGGATGCATCAGCGCTGGAAGACGCGTCCACCGGTGAGCGGGGAGGTCCCACTTCCGGAGGCGGCGCCCGCATCCGCCGGATGA
- the astB gene encoding N-succinylarginine dihydrolase has protein sequence MREYNFDGLVGPTHNYGGLSPGNLASQSHVGEPSHPRDAALQGLEKMRFVSGLGVGQAVLPPQPRPSLHALRALGFTGSDEEVITRAAREAEHLLRLTSSASSMWTANAATVAPSADTADGRVHLTPANLSQMYHRAIEAETTHAVLRAIFANEKYFAVHAPLPGSGHFADEGAANHTRLATPGHAGVHLLAWGRSAWQDVQGPGRFPARQTLEASQALARLHQLDAKSVLFPQQHPEGIDAGAFHTDVLAVGNERFLMLHELAFVDHAGLLAVLREKLGQDFRAVVATKAELPAKDAVKAYPFNSQVLTLPDGTMAIVAPVESRETPAARRFLERVVAEDTPVKAVHYLDVRQSMNNGGGPACLRQRVWLTDEERGAIKADVFYTPALHDSLAGWVRRHYREVLRPKDLQDPQLARETMTALDELTRLLNLGSVYDFQR, from the coding sequence ATGCGCGAATACAACTTCGACGGGCTCGTTGGGCCCACCCACAATTACGGCGGCCTCTCGCCCGGCAACCTGGCGTCGCAGAGCCATGTCGGTGAGCCCAGCCACCCCCGGGACGCGGCCCTCCAGGGGCTGGAGAAGATGCGCTTCGTGTCGGGGCTGGGGGTGGGCCAGGCGGTGCTGCCGCCCCAGCCGCGCCCGTCCCTGCATGCGCTGAGGGCGCTGGGCTTCACGGGCTCCGACGAGGAGGTCATCACCCGGGCCGCGCGGGAGGCCGAGCACCTGCTCCGCCTGACGTCCAGCGCGTCCTCCATGTGGACGGCCAACGCCGCCACGGTGGCCCCCAGCGCGGACACGGCGGACGGCCGGGTGCACCTGACGCCGGCCAACCTGTCGCAGATGTACCACCGCGCCATCGAGGCGGAGACGACGCACGCGGTGCTGCGCGCCATCTTCGCCAACGAGAAGTACTTCGCGGTCCACGCGCCGCTGCCGGGCAGCGGGCACTTCGCGGATGAGGGCGCGGCCAACCACACGCGGCTCGCCACGCCGGGGCACGCGGGCGTCCACCTGCTGGCCTGGGGCCGCAGCGCGTGGCAGGACGTGCAGGGGCCTGGCCGCTTCCCCGCGCGGCAGACGCTGGAGGCCAGCCAGGCGCTGGCGCGGCTGCACCAGTTGGACGCGAAGTCGGTGCTCTTCCCGCAGCAGCACCCGGAGGGCATCGACGCGGGGGCCTTCCACACGGACGTGCTGGCGGTGGGCAACGAGCGGTTCTTGATGCTGCATGAGCTGGCCTTCGTGGACCACGCGGGGCTGCTCGCCGTGCTGCGGGAGAAGCTGGGGCAGGACTTCCGCGCGGTGGTGGCCACGAAGGCGGAGCTGCCGGCGAAGGACGCGGTGAAGGCGTACCCGTTCAACTCGCAGGTGCTGACGCTGCCGGACGGCACCATGGCGATCGTGGCGCCGGTGGAGAGCCGGGAGACGCCCGCGGCGCGGCGGTTCCTGGAGCGCGTGGTGGCCGAGGACACGCCGGTGAAGGCCGTGCACTACCTGGACGTGCGCCAGTCGATGAACAACGGCGGCGGCCCGGCCTGCCTGCGTCAGCGGGTGTGGCTGACGGACGAGGAGCGCGGGGCCATCAAGGCGGACGTCTTCTACACGCCCGCGCTGCATGACTCGCTGGCCGGCTGGGTGCGGCGGCACTACCGCGAGGTGCTGCGGCCCAAGGATTTGCAGGACCCGCAGCTCGCGCGGGAGACCATGACGGCGCTGGACGAGCTGACCCGGCTCCTCAACCTGGGCAGCGTCTACGACTTCCAGCGCTGA
- the lptB gene encoding LPS export ABC transporter ATP-binding protein — MSAKLFAEGLEKTFRGRKVVNGVSFSVAPGEVVGLLGPNGAGKTTSFNMVVGLVSPDKGRVRIGDEDLTHLPMHRRARRGVGYLPQEASVFRKLTVRDNFLAVMELQKDLDAKTRAQRADTLMEEFGLTHVAESLGETLSGGERRRAEIARSLIPQPRFILFDEPFAGVDPINVGDLQRQIFLLRERGLGVLITDHNVQDTLGICDRAYIIAQGRILEEGTPAEIAASPKARAVYLGERFRLQQAL, encoded by the coding sequence ATGAGCGCGAAGCTGTTCGCCGAAGGGCTGGAGAAGACGTTCCGTGGCCGCAAGGTGGTGAACGGCGTGTCCTTCAGCGTGGCCCCCGGAGAAGTGGTGGGCCTGCTGGGCCCCAACGGCGCGGGGAAGACGACCAGCTTCAACATGGTGGTGGGACTGGTGTCGCCGGACAAGGGACGCGTGCGCATTGGCGACGAGGACCTCACGCACCTGCCCATGCACCGCCGCGCCCGCCGGGGCGTGGGCTACCTGCCCCAGGAAGCCTCCGTCTTCCGCAAGCTCACCGTGCGCGACAACTTCCTGGCGGTGATGGAACTGCAGAAGGACCTGGACGCCAAGACGCGCGCCCAGCGCGCCGACACGCTCATGGAGGAGTTCGGCCTGACGCACGTCGCGGAGTCCCTGGGCGAGACGCTGTCGGGCGGCGAGCGCCGCCGCGCCGAAATCGCGCGCAGCCTCATCCCCCAGCCCCGCTTCATCCTCTTCGACGAGCCCTTCGCCGGCGTGGACCCCATCAACGTGGGCGACCTCCAGCGGCAGATCTTCCTCCTCCGCGAGCGCGGCCTGGGCGTCCTCATCACCGACCACAACGTCCAGGACACCCTCGGCATCTGCGACCGTGCGTACATCATCGCACAGGGGCGGATTTTGGAGGAGGGCACCCCGGCGGAGATCGCCGCGTCCCCCAAGGCCCGCGCCGTCTACCTGGGGGAACGGTTCCGCCTCCAACAAGCGCTCTAA
- a CDS encoding LptA/OstA family protein produces MIEFLVMAFFVAQPAPAVAATPAQGTPPAAVGSAPAPGTGSRAPGPLGGKALTEPVQIKGDNVTFQKSQATLTGNVKVKHRTMDLKCDRMTANYTPQREVTRVVCTGGVEAVDGDRMARGERAEYDVPSGVLVVTGSPEARQGTTHMRGTKVRLTLGNERLEVENAVIVFESLPANPAPAKRKGRSTPARPAPSAQGGSAR; encoded by the coding sequence GTGATTGAGTTCCTCGTGATGGCCTTCTTCGTCGCGCAGCCCGCGCCCGCGGTCGCCGCCACCCCCGCGCAGGGCACGCCTCCCGCCGCGGTGGGCTCGGCGCCAGCCCCTGGGACGGGCTCCCGTGCCCCGGGGCCCCTGGGCGGCAAGGCGCTGACGGAGCCGGTCCAAATCAAGGGCGACAACGTCACCTTCCAGAAGTCCCAGGCCACCCTCACCGGCAACGTGAAGGTGAAGCACCGCACCATGGACCTGAAGTGTGACCGGATGACGGCCAACTACACGCCCCAGCGCGAGGTCACGCGCGTGGTGTGCACCGGCGGCGTGGAGGCCGTGGACGGGGACCGCATGGCCCGCGGCGAGCGCGCCGAGTACGACGTGCCCAGCGGCGTGCTGGTGGTGACGGGCTCGCCCGAGGCCCGCCAAGGCACCACGCACATGCGCGGGACGAAGGTCCGGCTGACGCTGGGCAACGAGCGGCTGGAGGTGGAGAACGCCGTCATCGTCTTCGAATCGCTGCCCGCCAACCCCGCGCCGGCGAAGCGCAAGGGGCGCTCCACGCCGGCCCGTCCGGCGCCGTCGGCCCAGGGGGGCTCGGCCCGATGA
- a CDS encoding aminoacyl-tRNA deacylase has translation MIPEAIQHYLRRNGVRFERYWHPRAVSAQEVAESLHVSGWRVAKSVIVMADRQPWIVVVPAAGTVDLDQVRHTLGARHVRLATEQEFSGHFPDCEVGAEPPFGELYGLPVAVDESLSLAERLLFRAGSHEETLELRFQDFATLEWPLVASFIEQAQQRQAASGVPTRLREEAHAHA, from the coding sequence ATGATTCCCGAAGCGATACAGCACTATCTGCGCCGCAACGGGGTGCGTTTCGAGCGGTACTGGCACCCGCGTGCCGTCAGCGCTCAAGAAGTCGCCGAGTCGCTGCACGTCTCCGGCTGGCGCGTGGCCAAGTCCGTCATCGTGATGGCGGACCGGCAGCCCTGGATTGTCGTCGTCCCCGCGGCGGGCACCGTCGACCTGGACCAGGTCCGTCACACGCTGGGCGCCCGGCATGTCCGGCTCGCGACCGAGCAGGAGTTCTCCGGCCATTTCCCCGACTGCGAGGTGGGCGCCGAGCCCCCCTTCGGAGAGCTCTACGGCCTGCCCGTCGCCGTCGATGAATCCCTCAGCCTGGCCGAACGGCTGCTCTTCCGCGCGGGCTCCCACGAGGAGACGCTCGAGCTGCGCTTTCAGGACTTCGCCACCCTGGAGTGGCCCCTGGTGGCCTCGTTCATCGAACAGGCGCAGCAGCGCCAGGCCGCCTCTGGCGTGCCCACGCGCCTGCGCGAGGAAGCCCACGCGCACGCTTGA
- a CDS encoding double-CXXCG motif protein, producing MRFYRVEGDAASRFTGDLSRAAHKWGLPGVEPCAACGVGGGWAGLQYPCVDLSGFSKAELKPYSDPWPVPFEVFARLRERIRPLAPEGAVLEPGTRLGPLTGTATGAFGPITLQDWTLVARDDALAALHGAGLQGLTGCRLDVTFRGKSPPVLRELQLALQGRIHPDCFTQPRASNCAKCGSEASERLPDTYWLAQETLPTQVDLFRLRDYPTLIIATERTVDAADRLKLEGVTFQPVDAR from the coding sequence GTGAGGTTCTACCGAGTCGAAGGGGATGCGGCGTCCCGATTCACGGGCGACCTGAGCCGAGCCGCTCACAAGTGGGGTCTGCCGGGCGTTGAGCCTTGCGCCGCGTGTGGTGTCGGGGGCGGTTGGGCTGGCCTGCAGTATCCGTGTGTCGACCTGTCGGGTTTCTCCAAGGCCGAGCTGAAGCCGTACTCCGACCCATGGCCCGTCCCCTTCGAGGTCTTTGCCCGGCTGCGCGAGCGAATCCGGCCCCTGGCTCCCGAAGGGGCTGTCCTGGAACCTGGTACGCGGCTCGGACCGCTCACGGGCACGGCAACGGGAGCGTTCGGGCCCATCACCCTCCAGGATTGGACGCTCGTCGCTCGCGACGATGCACTGGCCGCGTTGCATGGTGCCGGACTCCAGGGGCTCACCGGATGCCGTCTCGACGTGACGTTCCGAGGCAAGAGTCCCCCGGTGCTTCGTGAGTTGCAACTGGCACTGCAGGGTCGGATTCATCCCGACTGCTTCACCCAACCTCGCGCGTCGAACTGCGCGAAGTGTGGAAGCGAAGCCAGCGAGCGCCTTCCAGACACGTACTGGCTCGCCCAGGAGACGCTGCCCACGCAGGTGGACCTGTTTCGCCTGAGGGATTACCCCACGCTCATCATCGCCACCGAACGCACCGTGGACGCGGCGGACCGGCTGAAGCTGGAGGGCGTCACCTTCCAGCCCGTGGACGCGCGCTGA